The Desulfobulbus propionicus DSM 2032 DNA segment GAGAGCGTCGCACCGAGGTTTCCGCCTCGAGCACGTTGCCCACCGGACCACGAATATGGTCGGCAATCACCATCAGCTGCAATTCCCACTGCGACACCTGCGCCTTGGGTACGAAGAGCATGACGTTTGCATCCTGCCAAACCACCAGCGATCGCTCGCCCCGCCCCTCGTCTGTTCGGGTATTGCCGGCGATGGCTTTCAGATAGTCGCTGAAAAAATCGGACTGATATTCCTGCCGATACCGCTCAATTCCCTCGGCCACCAGATCACCGCAGCAATAGGCAGGGAACTGGCCGCCATCGGTGGCTGTCACCCATTGCGGAACCAGGGCGTATTGTTGATGAATCATCTGGTGGGAGGCATGCAGCCGATAGCCTGAACCGGAAAAATCATACCCGAAATTCCACCCCCACAGGGTGGCCAACGCCTCTAGCCTCTGCTTCTCACCGGATACGGTCCGCATGAGCGTTTGCCGCAGGGCCTCCAATTCCTCGATCGTCATTTGCCGTCTTTCGTTAGGGGGAGCCAACTGCAGTTTTTCAGCCACCGTATGATAGATCCGCTGATAATATAGGTGGCGCAACCCTTCCATGTCGGCGTCGGAAAGGTCGGCGATTCGATAACGGATGCAGGTATGGGCAAAATTAGCGGCATAATGTCCCCAGGGGATATAGGAGTTGCCCCGCAGGTACTCAAAAATTTCGGTTTCTCCCCGGCGAAAATCACCGACGATTTCACTGCCCCCCTGTACACCAGGGCGAAGCACCATGATTTCTTTGTAGTGATCGGGCAAAAAAGGATTGTTGGCGACGGTTTCAAAGAGTTCGAAATCATCGATGAGCGCCTGGGGGCGACCATTCCGCTCCCTGTATTGAAGCCCAATGGCCTTGCCACGGTCATCATGGACCATGCGGCAGCAGGACTCAGCCAACCAAATCAATTCCTCGGCGTCCGTGGATGTGGCGGCCAATTGGTATCGGAGCGGCAGGGGCATGTGGTTGATGATTGCACGGATGGCGTCGGGTGAACAATGGGAACCCAGGAATGCCCGCATGCTGACAGGTTCAGCCGGAGGAATGGTGATTAATCCGGGATCGGCGGCTCGCTGATTCGCCCATCCGGAGTCAATATAGGTGCAACCGCGAAACGGCAGCGGATTGGGAATCTCGTAAACGGCGCGGGCCCGTTCAACAATCACGTCGCCTTCAGGGAAATTGTCTCGATTCTCAACGGCAACCGCCTCGGGTAAAAACCCGAGCGTGCAGAAACAATCCGATTGCCGCAGGTTGGCGACTCGGTACGAAGGGCTGTGCTTGCCAACCCAAAAACGTCCTTCAGGGGTAACAGATGTGCGCAACATGTACTCTCTTCAATCGTGGCCAGCATGTCGTGTCGTGCCTGTGGCCCTTTCCCAGGATTCACTTGTCTCAGACTGGCATTTACAGCATAATAGAGGACAATCAGATCGATATACGTATCACTTGCCTTGCTTTTTGTAAATTGTTTCAGGAGCTTTCCATGGGCTTCCCTAAAATCAGTTTCCGCGTTTGCGAAACCAGACATTGCCCCATGTTTTTCTACGGGGACGTTTTCCAACTATCCGGCATCGCCATTAGCATGGAAAGCAACGGAGAGAGTTCCTTCATCAGCACCACCATGGTGCATTCCCCCCCTAACCGGGGGACATGCAAAATTCTCAACGCGGACCTGACAAAAATCATCATCGAATATGAACGAGCGGACCAAATCCCTGATTGCATGATTTCCTGCAGCGGCTGCACCGGCTCGCTCCGGGTTGAACATTTCCGCCACACCCGCCGCGAACAAGAAGTAGGGGCGATCGATGACCAAGTGAGCGGGATGCTCCACCTCCTGAGCGATTTTCCCTTTTTTCGCAATATCGATCACAATGGCTTGAACAGTGTCGTGCAGCATTTCAAGCGGATCTCATACAGGAAAAGCGATATCATTCTCCGCAAGGGAGACCCCGGCGGCGCCTTTTTCATCGTTGTGACCGGCCAGGTCGATATTCTCAACGATGCCGGCATCCCCATCTCCACGCTCAAGGCAGGGGAAGTGTTCGGTGAAATGAGCCTCATTTGCGAAGAGAATGTCGGTGCCACCGTCCAGGCCAGCAGCGATTGCCAGCTTCTCCGTGCCAGTCATCACCACTTTAAATCGATATTACAGAAATACCCTACCCTGCAGACGTATTTCACGCGACTGCTTGCCAAACGACTGACCGACGCCAACAAAATCCGTTCCGATGATTACGCATCGGGGATGATCGGCAAGTTGGAGGAAATTCCGCCTGAGGCATTGTTCCAAACGCTGAATGCCAACCACAAAACTGGCATCCTCACCATCACACAACTCCAGAAGGGTACTGCTCGTTTTTCCCTCCGCCAAGGGGCATTGATCAAGGCCACCTATGGCGGAGTCAAGGGCGAAACCGCTTTTTATGAAGTGCTACGGGAAAAAACAGGCCGGTTCAGATTCACCCCCGGTCTTCCTCCCGAGGATTTTGATGTCCCTGAAATTGGGTATTTCATGAAACTGCTCATGGAGGGCCTTCAGCGGATCGATGAACGCGGACCTTCGAGGGTACACTGAGGTTTTTCAGTATTTTTCGATCCCCGTGTAACGCGCCCTCCCTTTTCGGGAACAGTTCTCCTGTCCTTACCGCAGGACGTTTCCTTCAACAAGGACCTTCCCGGTCCATCCCTTGCTCCTTGCGTGCAACACGCGACACGGGTCAGGCACCTGACCGTTCACACCCAGAGCCTCTCGCACAACGCCATTGTGCACTCTATGCAAGCACGACTGCACAGCAAATCATGCCCGACATATCAGGCCCCTTATTTTTCCAAGATATCAACACGGTCTCACAAAGCCCCACCAAACACCCCGACGAACCCATTATAACACACGACCATTTCGCACATTCAGCATAATTTTAATTTTAATCACATTTTCGTTGTCGGAAAACCGGACAAGAACGCGCGGGGTTTTTTTGCTTGACAGAACAGACAACACATAGTTAATGAATGACCGTTCAGTTTGAAAAATATTCAATACTGAGCAAGGTTTCATTGTCGTATCAACAGTTTCACTCTTTTTAACTCTCATTCAGGAAAGGTAATTATGTCGTGGTTCATTCAAACTTGTCGATCATCGTTGGGCAAAAAGTACATCATGGCTTTTACTGGGTTTATGTTGGGCGGGTTCCTGCTCGTTCACACCATAGGCAACAGTACAATTTTCTGGGGGAGAAGCGCGTTTAATGCCTACGCGCATCATCTTCATTCTTTAGGCATTTTTGTACCAATTTTTGAAATTGGCCTGTATTCGATTTTCTTCCTGCATGTCATCACCGGCATTATCCTGTTTTTGGAAAATCGCAAAGCCAGAGGCGGCAAATATGCGGTTGAAACCAGTGCCGGTGGACGTACGCTTGGCTCCAAGACCATGCCCTACACTGGTGTGGCTATTTTTGTTTTCATCCTCATCCATCTGGCAAATTTCCACTTTGTCGAGAAAACCGAGGTGAAGACCATCTCTGACTTTGTCACCGAAGTCCTGAACAACCCGTTTTTCACCCTTATTTACGGAGCAGGTATCTGCCTCCTCTTCATCCATATCAGCCACGGTTTCTGGTCACTGCTCCAGACCTTTGGCATCAGCCATCCGAAATATGATTATCCGTTGCGTGTGATTACCTGGGCACTTGCGGGCATCATGGGCGGCGTCTTTTTGTTGATCACCTTCTTGATGGTCATCTCCCGGAATCAATTGCTCTAATTCAGTACATTTGACAGAGAGGACAGAAGGTTCCCCGAGAGCCATGAACTTGATGAGGAATCTTCCCAACAAGCCTTATCCCCACTTAACCACAGCAAAAAGAAACGACTATGCAGCTTGACGCAAAGATACCTGAAGGACCGATAGCCGAAAAATGGGACAAATGCCGTTTTTCCAATAAACTCGTTAACCCTGCCAACAAACGCAAATACGAAGTTATTATCGTAGGAACCGGTCTGGCGGGCGCATCCGCCGCCGCGACGCTCGGCGAACTGGGCTACAATGTCAAATCGTTCTGCATCCAGGATAGCCCCCGGCGCGCTCATTCCATCGCAGCCCAAGGTGGCATCAATGCCGCCAAGAACTATCAGGGTGATGGCGACTCGATTTTCCGTCTGTTCTATGACACGGTCAAGGGTGGCGACTTCCGCGCTCGCGAGGCCAACGTCTATCGCCTGGCTCAAGTATCCAACAACATTATTGACCAGTGCGTGGCCCAAGGCGTGCCCTTTGCCCGTGAATACGGTGGAACATTGGCCAACCGCTCTTTTGGTGGTGCCCAGGTTTCCCGTACCTTCTATGCCCGTGGTCAGACGGGGCAGCAGTTGCTCCTTGGCGCCTACACCGCCATGATGCGTCAGGTCGCCACCGGCAAGGTAAAAATGTATACCCGTCGTGAAATGATGGATCTGGTTGTTGTTGACGGCGTTGCCAAGGGCATCATCGTTCGCAATCTGGTGACTGGCGAGATCGAGAAGTACTCGGCCCATGCGGTGGTGCTCGCCACCGGCGGATACGGCAATGTGTACTTCCTGTCCACCAACGCCATGGCCTCCAACGTCACCGCCGCTTACCGTTCCTATAAACGTGGTGCTGGTTTCGCTAATCCTTGCTTTGTCCAGATTCACCCGACGTGTATTCCGGTCCATGGTGAGTTCCAGTCCAAATTGACCCTGATGAGCGAGAGTTTGCGCAACGATGGCCGGGTATGGGTTCCCAAGGCCAAAGGCGACAAACGGCACCCCAACGACATCCCTGAGGATGAACGTGATTACTACCTCGAGCGGAAATATCCGTCATTCGGTAACCTCGTTCCCCGCGACGTTGCCTCTCGTAACGCCAAGCAGGCTTGCGACGAAGGCCATGGTATCGGTGAGACCGGATTGGGTGTGTACCTTGATTTTGCCGATGCCATCAAGCGCGACGGTCTGGATGTGGTCATGAGAAAGTATGGAAACCTGTTCCATATGTACCAGAAAATCACTGACAGCGATCCGACCAAAGAGCCGATGCAAATTTATCCGGCTATTCACTATACCATGGGCGGTCTCTGGGTCGACTATCACCTGATGACCACTGTCCCAGGTCTGTACGCCACCGGTGAGTGTAACTTCTCCGACCATGGAGCTAACCGCTTGGGTGCTTCCGCACTGATGCAAGGCTTGGCTGACGGGTATTTCGTCCTGCCCTACACGATCGGTAACTATCTAGCCACCGTTCCGCCGGTTCCGACCAATACCAACGATCCGGCCTTTGAGGCGGCGGCTAACGAAGTGAAAGATCAGATCGCCAAGCTTCTGAAAAATACCAAGAGCGGTAAAGGTGGGCAGACCGTTGATCATTACCATAAAGAACTGGGTAAGATCATGTGGGATTACTGCGGCATGGCTCGGAAAAAGGAAGGTCTTGAGTATGCCCTGAAGAGAATTCCCGAGATCCGCGCTGAATTCTGGGAGAACGTGGTTGTCCCCGGATCCGGTCAGGAACTCAACCAATCCCTGGAGCGTGCCGGTCGTGTCGCTGATTTCCTCGAGTTCGGCGAACTTTTGGTGCGCGATGCACTCCAACGCGAGGAATCCTGCGGCGGTCACTTCAGAGAAGAAAGCCAGACAGAGGAAAACGAAGCCAAACGTGACGATGCAAACTTCAGCTATGTAGCCGTTTGGGAGTACAAAGGACAAGGAACAGCCCCGGCGTTGCATAAAGAGCCGCTGACCTTTGAGTACGTCACTCCTTCACAGCGTAGCTACAAGTAATGTAGATCTGTACACTTGTATAAACAGTTTCATCACTGAAGTCTAAAATACAACGCAGAAGAAAGCTCATGTCATCGAAAACGATCAATATAATAGTAAAAATTTGGCGACAGAATGGTCCTCTGGCTCAAGGCGCTTTTGAGGAACATGCTCTCAAGGACATCAGCACCGACAGCTCCTTCCTGGAAATGATCGACGTGCTCAACGAATGGCTGACCATCAAAGGTCTGGAACCCATCGCCTTTGACCACGACTGCCGTGAGGGTATTTGCGGTATGTGCGGTGCGGTGGTCAATGGTACGGCTCACGGCCCTGACAAGGAAACCACCCTGTGCCAGCTGCACATGCGCCGCTTTAAAAACGGCGACACCATTGTCATCGAACCCTTCCGCTCTCAGGGGTTCCCGATTGTCAAGGATCTGATCGTCGACCGCTCCGCCCTGGATCGGATTATTGCCGCTGGCGGCTATGTCTCGGTCAATACCGGCTCCCCCCAGGACGGCAACACCATTCTTATCCCGCAGCACGTGGCCGAGCAAGCCATGGATGCCGCAGCCTGCATTGGCTGCGGCGCCTGCGCAGCGGCATGTCCCAACGGAACCCCGATGCTCTTCCTCGGTGCAAAAGTTTCTCAGTTTGCCCTTCTGCCCCAAGGACAACTGGAAGCCAAAAAGCGGGCCATCAACATGGTTATGCAGATGGACAAGGAAGGTTTCGGTAACTGCGGCAACGAGCGCGAGTGTGAAAATGTTTGCCCGAAAGGTATCACCATCCGCAATATTGCTCGCTTGAACAGAGAATTTCTCAAGGCATCGTTCACCATTGATCACTGATCACCGAGCCGGCAAACGAGAGACCTCTCTACCTAACTGACTCAGGAAAAAGGAGATACCGCTCAGCGGTATCTCCTTTTTTTTTCTTCACCCAGTGTGCGTCTTATCCCCCCGAGCAAGTTCGCTCTTTGCCTCTGTGACGCTCTTGTTCACGGCAAGGAAAATGATCCAACAACTTCCCCAGTCAGTCCTTCGCCCCCTCTCTGTGTTATTCTTCAAATTGCTCTTCAGCGGGAATCGTGCCTTGCATTCCAATCCCCGTGCGGTTTACTATCGCATTACTTTTTGAAAGCGACACCCTTCCCTGAGTTCTTGCGGCAGGTTCATGAAATCAATCCCTCGTATCAACTATTTCATAGCCCTATCAGTCTACCTGGTGGTCATTGCATGGAACATTTGGTGGACCTTTACGTGGCTCTATCATCAACGATTGCAGGATTTGGCCGAGGAAGGAGCCAGTCGACTCGAACTCTACATGACCTATCTCCAGGGCGTTCTCGAAAAATACGAACATCTGCCGGAACTCCTGGCCAATGACCGTATTTTGATCGACTTGCTCAATGGGCATCTCGGTGCCAACGAAATCGACTTTCTCAATCAATACCTTGAAAAGATCAACCGCATCAGCCATGCCTCGGACACCTACCTCATGAACAGCGAAGGATTAACCATCGCTGCCAGCAATTGGCAGGAACCCGCCCCCTTTGTCGGACAAAATTTCAGCTACCGCCCATACTTTCAACAAGCGATGCAAGGCCGGCTCGGCAAATATTTTGCGCTAGGCAACACCTCGAGCGTACGGGGGTACTATTTTGCCTATCCTGTCCGCCACAAGGAAAAAATTCTTGGTGTCTTGAGCATTAAAATCAACATCGATACCGTGGAACACAACTGGGGGCGGGAAGAACAAACCTTTCTTGTCACCGATCCCGATGGAGTCATCTTTTTATCAACCAACCAGAACTGGCGGTTCCGAACGCTTGCCCCACTCACCGAGTCCGCTCATCAACGGATTACCGACAGCCGCAGGTATCCGAATGCCTCCTTGACCGCCTTGAAAATGTTCACCGAGGAAAGCAACGATTCAGGCAGGATTATTCAACTCAGCACCTCGCCCCACGAAAAGACGCGGGAATACCTGCTCCAGACCAAAACCATGGAACAAGCGGGATGGAATGTTCATATTTTCACCGACACCTGGAGAGTAGAGCGTTTTGTCTTTTTTGTCTTCATAGCAATGAATGCGGTGCTCGCCCTCAGCGTTTTGCTGAGTCTGCTCTTCAAACAACGACGTCAGCGGATCAATGACCTCAAATGTTTTGAAGAGCAATCGCGGAAGGTACTGCAAGAGGCCAATGAACGACTTGAAACCAGAGTCACTGAACGCACTCAAGAATTGACGGAGGCCAACACCATGCTCCGCAAGGAGATTGAAGATCGCAAACGGATGGAAATCGCTCTGCGAAACACCCGGTCAGAACTCACCCATGCAGCAAAAATGGCCGCTCTTGGTCAAATGTCCGCGGGAATTAGCCATGAATTGAACCAACCGCTTGCCGCCATCCGTAGTTATTCCGACAATGGCCGTCTTTTTTTGGAGAAAGGACGGTTTGATGAAGCGATGTGGAACCTCGAACAGATCAGCGAGCTCACCGAGCGTATGGCCCAGATTGGCGTGCAGTTGCGACAATTTTCCCGTAAATCCAGCGGGCAGCTCAGCAAAGTCCCATTGCATGGAGTGATTGATGGTGCGCTGGAAATTCTTAATCCGATCCTTCGGAAATCCGATGTGTGGGTCAAGGTGGTCATTGACCCCCCTGAGCTCGATGTCCGTGCCAACCACGTTTTGTTGCAACAGGTCATCGTCAATTTGGTCAGCAATGCACTCCATGCGGTCGAAGGAATGCCGCACCAGGAAATCAAGATCCGAGGCTACCGCCAGGAAGGCAAGGTGTTGCTGAGCGTTGCCGACAGCGGGCCAGGCATTTCACCCGAACATCTACCCCACATTTTCGAGCCGTTCTACACCACCAAACAAAGCGGTCAGGGATTGGGACTCGGTTTGACCATCACCGAACGGATTCTCCATGAAATGAACGGCGCAATTCGAGTCATGGAAAATAACGGCGGGGCGAAATTCGTGTGTACTCTTGAGGAAGCATAACCAGACGCGATATGAACGTAAGCAACCAAGTTCTATTTATTGACGATGAAAGGCACATCCGCCAGGCCAACATGCAGACGCTTGAACTGGCTGATCTGGAAGTCCTGTGCTTCGAGGACGCGGAAAGTGCCTTGCCGCATCTTTCCATGGACTGGCCGGGGGTTGTGATTTGCGACATCCGCTTGCCGGCCATGAACGGTTTGGAATTTCTCCTGCAAACG contains these protein-coding regions:
- a CDS encoding cyclic nucleotide-binding domain-containing protein: MLHLLSDFPFFRNIDHNGLNSVVQHFKRISYRKSDIILRKGDPGGAFFIVVTGQVDILNDAGIPISTLKAGEVFGEMSLICEENVGATVQASSDCQLLRASHHHFKSILQKYPTLQTYFTRLLAKRLTDANKIRSDDYASGMIGKLEEIPPEALFQTLNANHKTGILTITQLQKGTARFSLRQGALIKATYGGVKGETAFYEVLREKTGRFRFTPGLPPEDFDVPEIGYFMKLLMEGLQRIDERGPSRVH
- a CDS encoding succinate dehydrogenase cytochrome b subunit; the protein is MSWFIQTCRSSLGKKYIMAFTGFMLGGFLLVHTIGNSTIFWGRSAFNAYAHHLHSLGIFVPIFEIGLYSIFFLHVITGIILFLENRKARGGKYAVETSAGGRTLGSKTMPYTGVAIFVFILIHLANFHFVEKTEVKTISDFVTEVLNNPFFTLIYGAGICLLFIHISHGFWSLLQTFGISHPKYDYPLRVITWALAGIMGGVFLLITFLMVISRNQLL
- a CDS encoding fumarate reductase/succinate dehydrogenase flavoprotein subunit, with amino-acid sequence MQLDAKIPEGPIAEKWDKCRFSNKLVNPANKRKYEVIIVGTGLAGASAAATLGELGYNVKSFCIQDSPRRAHSIAAQGGINAAKNYQGDGDSIFRLFYDTVKGGDFRAREANVYRLAQVSNNIIDQCVAQGVPFAREYGGTLANRSFGGAQVSRTFYARGQTGQQLLLGAYTAMMRQVATGKVKMYTRREMMDLVVVDGVAKGIIVRNLVTGEIEKYSAHAVVLATGGYGNVYFLSTNAMASNVTAAYRSYKRGAGFANPCFVQIHPTCIPVHGEFQSKLTLMSESLRNDGRVWVPKAKGDKRHPNDIPEDERDYYLERKYPSFGNLVPRDVASRNAKQACDEGHGIGETGLGVYLDFADAIKRDGLDVVMRKYGNLFHMYQKITDSDPTKEPMQIYPAIHYTMGGLWVDYHLMTTVPGLYATGECNFSDHGANRLGASALMQGLADGYFVLPYTIGNYLATVPPVPTNTNDPAFEAAANEVKDQIAKLLKNTKSGKGGQTVDHYHKELGKIMWDYCGMARKKEGLEYALKRIPEIRAEFWENVVVPGSGQELNQSLERAGRVADFLEFGELLVRDALQREESCGGHFREESQTEENEAKRDDANFSYVAVWEYKGQGTAPALHKEPLTFEYVTPSQRSYK
- a CDS encoding succinate dehydrogenase/fumarate reductase iron-sulfur subunit — its product is MSSKTINIIVKIWRQNGPLAQGAFEEHALKDISTDSSFLEMIDVLNEWLTIKGLEPIAFDHDCREGICGMCGAVVNGTAHGPDKETTLCQLHMRRFKNGDTIVIEPFRSQGFPIVKDLIVDRSALDRIIAAGGYVSVNTGSPQDGNTILIPQHVAEQAMDAAACIGCGACAAACPNGTPMLFLGAKVSQFALLPQGQLEAKKRAINMVMQMDKEGFGNCGNERECENVCPKGITIRNIARLNREFLKASFTIDH
- a CDS encoding sensor histidine kinase is translated as MKSIPRINYFIALSVYLVVIAWNIWWTFTWLYHQRLQDLAEEGASRLELYMTYLQGVLEKYEHLPELLANDRILIDLLNGHLGANEIDFLNQYLEKINRISHASDTYLMNSEGLTIAASNWQEPAPFVGQNFSYRPYFQQAMQGRLGKYFALGNTSSVRGYYFAYPVRHKEKILGVLSIKINIDTVEHNWGREEQTFLVTDPDGVIFLSTNQNWRFRTLAPLTESAHQRITDSRRYPNASLTALKMFTEESNDSGRIIQLSTSPHEKTREYLLQTKTMEQAGWNVHIFTDTWRVERFVFFVFIAMNAVLALSVLLSLLFKQRRQRINDLKCFEEQSRKVLQEANERLETRVTERTQELTEANTMLRKEIEDRKRMEIALRNTRSELTHAAKMAALGQMSAGISHELNQPLAAIRSYSDNGRLFLEKGRFDEAMWNLEQISELTERMAQIGVQLRQFSRKSSGQLSKVPLHGVIDGALEILNPILRKSDVWVKVVIDPPELDVRANHVLLQQVIVNLVSNALHAVEGMPHQEIKIRGYRQEGKVLLSVADSGPGISPEHLPHIFEPFYTTKQSGQGLGLGLTITERILHEMNGAIRVMENNGGAKFVCTLEEA